In the Chroococcidiopsis sp. SAG 2025 genome, one interval contains:
- a CDS encoding type II toxin-antitoxin system VapC family toxin yields the protein MRFLLDTHTFIWYVANERQITTLVLEIINDVNNDILLSVASLWKMAIKQSTGKLRFNLPFEVFIIQQLSLNKFDLLEIKIDHLAVVASLPLHHRDPFDRLSISQAMVEQLPILSIDSAFDAYPMQRLW from the coding sequence ATGAGGTTCTTGCTAGATACTCATACATTTATTTGGTATGTAGCGAATGAAAGACAAATAACCACCTTAGTTTTGGAGATAATTAATGATGTAAATAATGATATTTTGTTGAGTGTAGCTAGCCTTTGGAAAATGGCAATTAAACAAAGCACGGGCAAGCTAAGGTTTAATCTGCCATTTGAAGTCTTTATTATTCAGCAACTTAGTCTAAATAAGTTCGATTTATTAGAAATTAAAATTGACCATCTTGCTGTAGTTGCATCCTTACCTCTTCACCATCGCGATCCGTTCGATCGCCTGTCAATCTCACAAGCAATGGTAGAGCAATTACCAATATTAAGTATCGATTCTGCTTTCGATGCTTATCCAATGCAAAGACTTTGGTAA
- a CDS encoding ATP-binding protein: MTATKLSLQQVPIFAHLDDTQLQCLTQLGIEIQLDAGTQIAKQGDPPDGFYIILEGVTEWTRTVDGQAAHAVNLGSGEVFAELILLLDEPYPTSGRALTPVTLYKLNPEAFWQMLEICPQVWRSILKIATQRSQLHESVTQQQAKLISLGTLSAGLAHELNNPAAAVKRNVQNLDEILQQLPALALKIHQQPLDKAQIDFLCELYKQASATAKTCSRRDPIAQSEAEDEVTDWLDDRNVKESWKLAPTLVNAGITTEKLDEITAHITPECLSSVLRWLDATVTGSGLLYELQQSSGRIGELVKAMKEYSYMDRAPIQEVDVHEGINSTLTILKYKLKQGVSVHKEYGNLPKISAYGSQLNQVWTNLIDNAIDATGGKGQIWIRTSQEGDRVLVEIIDNGVGIAPDIQSRIFEQFFTTKEVGKGTGLGLDIVRRIIVGQHKGDIRFETKVGETKFQVRLPINLD, from the coding sequence ATGACAGCTACTAAATTATCCCTACAACAAGTACCAATTTTTGCTCATTTAGATGACACGCAGTTGCAGTGTTTAACTCAACTTGGTATAGAAATTCAACTCGATGCGGGTACGCAAATTGCCAAACAAGGAGATCCGCCAGATGGATTTTATATCATTTTAGAAGGAGTTACAGAATGGACGCGAACTGTAGATGGACAAGCAGCACATGCCGTCAATTTAGGTTCTGGGGAAGTATTTGCAGAATTAATTTTACTGCTAGACGAACCCTATCCTACCAGCGGACGCGCCTTGACTCCCGTTACACTTTATAAACTCAATCCAGAAGCTTTTTGGCAGATGTTAGAAATCTGCCCTCAAGTATGGCGCAGTATTTTAAAAATTGCCACGCAGCGATCGCAACTTCACGAATCTGTCACTCAGCAGCAAGCAAAACTAATTTCTCTTGGTACTTTATCGGCTGGATTAGCACATGAATTAAATAATCCGGCAGCGGCGGTAAAAAGAAATGTCCAGAATTTGGATGAAATTTTACAGCAATTACCTGCTTTGGCTTTAAAAATACATCAACAGCCATTAGATAAAGCACAAATTGACTTTTTATGCGAGTTATATAAACAGGCGAGCGCAACAGCAAAAACTTGTTCTCGTCGCGATCCAATTGCCCAAAGTGAAGCGGAAGATGAGGTTACTGATTGGTTAGACGATCGCAATGTTAAAGAAAGTTGGAAACTTGCCCCTACACTAGTTAACGCTGGAATTACAACAGAAAAATTAGATGAAATTACAGCTCATATTACACCTGAATGTTTGAGTAGCGTATTGCGCTGGTTGGATGCAACAGTCACGGGAAGCGGATTGTTATACGAATTACAACAAAGTTCGGGGCGGATTGGAGAATTAGTTAAAGCGATGAAAGAATATTCCTACATGGATCGCGCCCCCATCCAAGAAGTAGACGTTCATGAGGGAATTAATAGTACGTTAACGATTCTCAAGTACAAATTGAAACAAGGCGTTAGCGTGCATAAAGAGTATGGCAATTTACCTAAGATTAGTGCTTATGGCAGTCAATTGAATCAGGTTTGGACGAATTTAATTGATAATGCGATCGATGCTACGGGTGGTAAAGGGCAGATTTGGATTAGGACTAGTCAAGAAGGCGATCGCGTTTTGGTAGAAATTATTGATAATGGTGTAGGTATTGCACCAGATATTCAGTCGCGGATTTTCGAGCAGTTTTTTACTACAAAAGAGGTTGGTAAAGGGACGGGTTTGGGGTTGGATATTGTTCGACGAATTATTGTCGGACAGCATAAGGGTGATATTCGATTTGAGACAAAGGTAGGGGAAACTAAGTTTCAGGTTAGGTTGCCAATAAATTTGGATTGA
- a CDS encoding alpha/beta hydrolase, translating to MPSAKLSNINMYYEVHGAGEPLVLIQGLSLDSSAWADQIFAFSQKYQVIVLDNRGVGQSDSPNIPYSTEMMADDTVELLRFLNIKNCHILGFSMGGKIAQQIALKYPEIVKSLILVTTAARFPARARYLTKLWLKMSTEQVSAEIRLQEICLWVFTDEFLADEARVTAAINLGLNHPHPQQIQGFSGQVAALLQHDTRGDIERIYAPTLVLIGKDEIFIPLNFSEELAANIPNAELVVSEKGGHNYWMEFPEIFNRAVMQFLAKVA from the coding sequence ATGCCTTCAGCTAAGTTGAGCAATATTAATATGTACTATGAGGTACATGGAGCTGGAGAGCCTTTAGTCCTAATTCAAGGTTTGAGCTTGGATAGTAGTGCTTGGGCAGATCAGATTTTTGCATTTTCTCAAAAGTATCAAGTTATTGTTCTTGATAATCGCGGCGTAGGGCAATCTGATTCTCCTAATATACCTTACTCTACTGAAATGATGGCTGATGATACGGTAGAATTATTGAGATTTTTGAATATCAAAAATTGTCATATTTTAGGTTTTTCAATGGGTGGAAAGATCGCTCAGCAAATTGCTTTGAAATACCCAGAAATTGTCAAAAGCTTAATATTAGTGACGACAGCCGCTCGATTTCCGGCTAGGGCTAGGTATTTGACTAAACTGTGGTTAAAGATGTCAACAGAGCAAGTTTCGGCAGAAATACGTCTTCAAGAGATTTGTTTATGGGTTTTTACAGATGAATTTTTGGCAGATGAGGCACGAGTTACGGCAGCGATAAACTTAGGCTTGAATCATCCCCATCCCCAACAAATACAAGGTTTCTCTGGACAAGTTGCTGCTCTTTTACAACACGATACAAGAGGCGATATAGAGCGAATCTATGCTCCTACCTTAGTACTTATTGGCAAAGATGAAATATTTATTCCTTTGAATTTTTCTGAGGAGTTAGCTGCAAATATTCCTAACGCAGAATTAGTCGTATCGGAGAAAGGCGGACATAATTATTGGATGGAATTTCCAGAAATATTTAATCGAGCAGTCATGCAATTTTTAGCTAAAGTAGCTTAA
- a CDS encoding serine hydrolase domain-containing protein, whose translation MDEYIENLRIARSIPGFSIAVVKNGIPLLVKGYGLANVELSVPATENSVYELASVGKTFTATATMMLAEQNNISLNDSITDYLDNPPAAWQPVTLKHILCHQSGIPSYTSVAEYWQKTRLDISRQEIIALVSELPLMFSPGEYWSYDNTGYYLLGFMLEKVSGKPYEVLLKELIFNPLEMNATVINDPAKIIKNRVAGYRLEKNTLQNKEYYSPIRFI comes from the coding sequence ATGGACGAATATATTGAAAATTTAAGAATTGCTCGTTCTATTCCTGGGTTTTCTATTGCAGTAGTAAAAAATGGTATTCCCCTGTTAGTGAAAGGCTATGGATTAGCTAACGTGGAATTGTCTGTACCAGCAACGGAAAATTCTGTTTATGAATTAGCATCAGTTGGCAAAACTTTTACTGCTACTGCCACAATGATGTTAGCAGAACAAAATAACATTAGTCTGAATGACAGCATCACCGACTATTTAGATAATCCCCCCGCAGCGTGGCAGCCAGTAACTTTAAAACATATTCTCTGTCATCAATCTGGGATTCCCAGCTATACATCTGTGGCGGAATACTGGCAAAAAACTCGACTCGATATTTCTAGACAAGAAATTATTGCTTTAGTATCCGAACTACCATTGATGTTTTCACCTGGAGAATATTGGTCTTATGACAATACTGGTTATTATTTGCTCGGTTTTATGCTGGAAAAAGTCAGCGGCAAACCTTATGAAGTCTTACTGAAAGAATTAATTTTTAACCCGCTAGAAATGAATGCAACAGTAATAAACGATCCAGCAAAAATTATAAAAAATCGTGTTGCTGGCTATCGCTTAGAAAAAAATACGCTTCAGAATAAAGAATACTATAGCCCAATACGGTTCATTTAA
- a CDS encoding WYL domain-containing protein: MPRKKDTITLSIPPGTKKQLEAIARRLNIFWGKDPSISGLIVAIAQHSVEVGKPFTLDSNQVNALQQAIKALNDAGHIGEAQTVLALLLERGNLEAPLRQSLMKQLGQPVREWRSRIEELIQAKQPFYLLYQNSQGKDLDYKVRHAEVQFFDKRFHLMIWCDETADVEDDIPELPELWHNRCLSFDRIKSVVATSGDWRGELDSMKVQLHFRGWLAKAYQPKENDLEDETIGDVRQVVRRVANPFWLIREVARYWEDCVIVSPESMRDRLKQKVLTLCKLYDIETRS, from the coding sequence ATGCCTCGAAAAAAAGACACGATTACACTGTCAATTCCGCCAGGAACTAAGAAACAACTAGAAGCGATCGCTCGCCGTCTCAATATTTTCTGGGGCAAAGACCCTAGTATTTCGGGCTTAATCGTGGCGATCGCACAACACTCTGTAGAAGTTGGAAAGCCCTTCACGCTTGACTCTAACCAAGTCAACGCTTTGCAGCAGGCTATCAAAGCGCTTAACGATGCAGGTCACATAGGAGAAGCGCAAACTGTACTTGCACTTCTGCTAGAACGTGGCAATCTTGAAGCGCCACTTCGTCAATCGCTGATGAAACAACTCGGTCAACCCGTCCGAGAATGGAGGAGTAGGATAGAAGAATTAATTCAAGCAAAGCAGCCTTTTTACCTGCTATACCAGAACTCTCAAGGTAAAGACTTGGATTACAAAGTCCGTCATGCTGAAGTGCAATTTTTTGATAAACGCTTCCATTTGATGATTTGGTGCGATGAGACAGCAGATGTAGAAGATGATATTCCAGAACTACCCGAACTTTGGCACAACCGTTGCCTGAGCTTTGACAGAATTAAATCTGTTGTTGCTACAAGTGGAGATTGGCGAGGTGAACTTGACTCTATGAAAGTGCAATTACACTTTCGGGGTTGGCTAGCCAAAGCTTACCAACCGAAGGAAAACGATCTTGAAGACGAAACGATTGGGGATGTGCGTCAAGTCGTACGGCGAGTTGCTAATCCTTTCTGGCTAATTCGAGAAGTGGCACGGTATTGGGAAGATTGCGTCATTGTATCGCCGGAGAGTATGCGCGATCGCCTCAAGCAAAAAGTCCTTACTTTATGCAAGTTGTACGATATTGAAACCAGAAGTTAA
- a CDS encoding Rrf2 family transcriptional regulator, with protein MELSSKSEYALLALLELANAYQSAQLLQIRQIAARRDIPERYLDQLLAILRRGGLIKGIRGAKGGYILAREPRQITLLDALRCIEGLDIVASGAFFSPEATERGAIEEVWYSAEQAANAVWQNYTLQDLCDRVAARRQLDYMYYI; from the coding sequence ATGGAACTTTCGAGCAAATCTGAATATGCACTGCTGGCGCTGTTAGAGTTGGCGAATGCTTATCAGAGCGCTCAGCTGCTCCAAATTCGGCAGATAGCAGCCAGACGAGATATACCAGAGCGTTATTTGGATCAACTGCTGGCAATATTGCGGCGAGGCGGACTGATTAAGGGTATCCGTGGAGCTAAAGGTGGTTACATCCTGGCACGAGAACCACGTCAAATTACGCTGCTAGATGCTTTGCGTTGTATCGAAGGATTAGACATCGTGGCTTCGGGAGCGTTCTTCTCTCCCGAAGCGACAGAAAGAGGCGCGATTGAGGAAGTTTGGTACTCAGCAGAGCAAGCGGCTAATGCGGTTTGGCAAAACTATACGCTTCAAGACTTGTGCGATCGCGTTGCCGCTCGTCGGCAGTTAGATTATATGTACTATATCTAG
- a CDS encoding response regulator, translated as MSVATAEPGTILVVDDTPTNLEILFDFLTNYGFKILIAEDGESALQKAAYASPDLILLDILMPGIDGFETCSRLKASESTREIPVIFMTALSETADKVKGLQVGAVDYVTKPLQHEEVLARVQTHLRLRSLTKQLQAQNVQLEQEIEQRQRQYQRSQLFAEVTLKIRQSLQLEDILQAAAIEVQKILQADRVVIYRLRSDGTGSAVAEAVLPGWFSVLGQQFAAEVFPEDCHQLYCQGRIRGIADVEREENIAPCLVEFMRQFQVKAKLVVPIIIKEELWGLLIAHQCSSSRDWTDFETELLGQLADQIGIAITQAQLLEQETRYSQELARSNAELQQFASIASHDLQEPLRKIQAFGNRLQEKYGEVLSEQGADYIRRMQNAAQRMQILIDDLLVFSRITTRAQPFVVVNLAKVAKEVLSDLEVSIQQTEAHVELSELPTIHADPLQMRQLLQNLIGNALKFRRKNKLPRVKIYSQIIDNREQLTENSLNTHLCQITVEDNGIGFDQKYCDRIFQVFQRLHGRSEYEGTGIGLAICRKIAERHGGSITAESTPSQGAKFIVTLPVHQSID; from the coding sequence ATGAGCGTGGCTACTGCCGAACCAGGCACGATCCTAGTGGTCGATGATACTCCTACTAATTTGGAGATCCTTTTCGATTTCTTAACTAATTACGGCTTCAAAATTTTGATCGCTGAAGATGGTGAAAGCGCGCTCCAAAAAGCAGCATATGCCTCACCAGATCTGATCCTGTTAGATATTTTGATGCCAGGGATAGATGGTTTTGAAACTTGCAGCCGCCTCAAAGCCAGTGAATCAACGCGGGAGATTCCAGTAATTTTTATGACTGCCTTATCTGAAACAGCAGATAAAGTGAAGGGTTTGCAGGTGGGAGCAGTCGATTACGTGACTAAGCCATTACAGCATGAAGAGGTTTTGGCAAGGGTGCAGACGCATCTCCGGTTGCGATCGCTAACCAAGCAACTCCAAGCGCAAAACGTACAGTTAGAGCAGGAGATCGAGCAGCGCCAACGGCAGTATCAGCGATCGCAATTATTTGCTGAAGTCACGCTGAAAATTCGCCAATCTCTTCAGTTAGAGGACATACTACAAGCGGCGGCGATCGAAGTCCAGAAGATTCTGCAAGCAGATCGAGTTGTAATTTATCGCCTGCGATCGGATGGTACTGGTAGTGCAGTTGCTGAGGCAGTGCTACCCGGCTGGTTCTCAGTTCTGGGACAGCAATTTGCTGCGGAAGTTTTTCCAGAAGACTGCCATCAGCTTTACTGTCAAGGGCGAATTCGTGGCATTGCCGATGTGGAACGGGAAGAAAACATTGCGCCTTGTTTAGTTGAATTCATGCGGCAATTCCAAGTTAAAGCAAAACTGGTCGTGCCAATTATTATCAAAGAAGAACTCTGGGGGCTATTGATTGCTCATCAATGCAGTAGCTCGCGAGACTGGACTGATTTTGAGACAGAGTTGCTGGGACAGCTAGCCGATCAAATTGGTATTGCTATAACTCAAGCTCAACTTTTAGAACAAGAAACTCGCTACTCTCAGGAGCTAGCGCGATCCAATGCCGAACTGCAACAGTTTGCCTCGATCGCCTCTCACGATTTGCAAGAACCATTGCGCAAGATTCAGGCATTCGGCAACAGACTTCAAGAAAAATATGGCGAGGTGCTGAGCGAACAGGGGGCTGATTATATCAGGCGGATGCAAAACGCCGCCCAGAGAATGCAGATTTTAATTGACGATTTGCTCGTATTTTCACGAATTACAACTAGAGCGCAACCTTTCGTTGTCGTGAATCTTGCCAAGGTAGCAAAAGAGGTACTATCAGATTTAGAAGTGTCAATTCAGCAAACTGAGGCGCATGTGGAGTTGAGCGAGCTGCCAACCATTCATGCAGACCCGTTACAAATGCGTCAGTTATTGCAAAATTTGATTGGCAACGCCCTCAAATTTCGGCGAAAAAACAAACTTCCTCGCGTGAAGATCTACAGTCAAATTATCGATAATCGCGAACAATTAACTGAGAATTCGCTAAATACTCATCTTTGTCAAATTACAGTTGAGGATAACGGTATTGGTTTTGACCAAAAGTATTGCGATCGCATTTTTCAAGTTTTTCAACGGTTGCACGGTCGCAGCGAGTACGAAGGCACGGGCATAGGTTTAGCGATTTGCCGTAAGATTGCTGAGCGACACGGTGGTAGTATTACAGCCGAAAGTACGCCAAGCCAAGGAGCAAAATTTATCGTGACGCTACCCGTGCATCAATCCATAGATTGA